A region of Candidatus Desulfarcum epimagneticum DNA encodes the following proteins:
- the hemD gene encoding Uroporphyrinogen-III C-methyltransferase; Uroporphyrinogen-III synthase (Evidence 2a : Function from experimental evidences in other organisms; Product type e : enzyme), with translation MKKKTTEKKGKVFLVGAGPGDPGLITVKGLECVAKADVVIYDYLANPAFLRHAAKDAELIYVGKKGGDHTMSQEGINALIVQKAKTGARVTRLKGGDPFIFGRGGEEVETLAGAGVSFEVVPGVTSAIAAPAYAGIPLTHRGAASSVTFVTGHEDPLKEGSDIDWEVLAKNPGTLVFLMGMKNLADIASLLMKHGKSEDTPAAIVRRGTTGEQRTVSGTLETIFQRATDAGMKAPAVIVVGKVAGLRKSMKWFENRPLMGKTIVTTRARAQAGEFSRMLESLGARALEFPTIEIAPPEDPIPLSKAVDDIASYDWLVFTSVNGVQRFFEALFEKNKDARALAPVKTAVIGPATEQRLLDFGVRSDIVPETYRAESIVAAFEKTDIEGKRVLLPRAKDARPILPVELRKMGAHVDEVPAYRARPVSKGAGELVSLLEKKEIDMVVFTSSSTARNFAALLPPGRMDELMESVTVAVIGPITARTALDLGFQVDVSADEYTMEGLTRAILKWAEGAASPC, from the coding sequence ATGAAGAAAAAAACAACCGAAAAAAAAGGAAAGGTCTTTCTGGTGGGAGCCGGACCGGGAGATCCGGGGCTCATCACCGTCAAGGGCTTGGAATGTGTCGCCAAAGCCGATGTCGTCATCTACGATTACCTGGCCAACCCGGCGTTTCTGCGGCATGCCGCCAAAGACGCCGAGCTGATTTATGTGGGCAAAAAAGGCGGGGACCACACCATGTCCCAGGAGGGCATCAACGCGCTGATTGTTCAAAAGGCCAAAACCGGCGCGCGCGTGACGCGCCTGAAAGGCGGGGACCCGTTTATTTTCGGGCGCGGGGGCGAGGAGGTGGAGACCCTGGCCGGGGCGGGCGTTTCTTTTGAGGTGGTCCCGGGCGTCACTTCGGCCATCGCGGCCCCGGCTTACGCCGGAATTCCTTTGACCCACCGGGGCGCGGCCTCTTCGGTCACTTTTGTGACCGGACACGAGGACCCCCTGAAAGAAGGCTCGGACATTGACTGGGAGGTTCTGGCCAAAAACCCCGGGACCCTGGTTTTTTTGATGGGCATGAAAAACCTGGCCGATATCGCCTCTCTTTTGATGAAACACGGGAAAAGCGAAGACACCCCGGCCGCCATTGTGCGGCGGGGAACCACCGGGGAGCAAAGAACCGTTTCCGGAACCCTTGAAACCATTTTCCAGCGCGCGACAGACGCCGGCATGAAGGCCCCGGCCGTGATTGTGGTGGGAAAAGTGGCGGGTTTGCGAAAGTCCATGAAATGGTTTGAGAACCGTCCCCTGATGGGAAAAACCATCGTGACGACCCGGGCCCGGGCCCAGGCCGGGGAATTTTCCAGGATGCTTGAGAGCCTGGGCGCGCGGGCGCTGGAGTTTCCGACCATTGAAATCGCCCCGCCCGAGGACCCCATTCCCCTGTCAAAGGCGGTGGATGACATCGCCTCTTATGACTGGCTGGTGTTCACCAGCGTCAACGGGGTTCAGCGCTTCTTTGAGGCCCTTTTTGAAAAAAACAAAGACGCCCGGGCGCTGGCCCCGGTGAAAACCGCCGTCATCGGCCCGGCCACGGAACAGCGCCTCCTGGATTTCGGGGTGAGAAGCGACATCGTCCCCGAGACCTACCGGGCGGAATCCATCGTGGCGGCCTTTGAGAAAACGGATATTGAAGGGAAGCGGGTCCTGCTTCCAAGGGCAAAGGACGCCCGGCCCATCCTGCCGGTGGAATTGCGAAAGATGGGCGCCCATGTGGACGAGGTCCCGGCCTACCGGGCCAGGCCGGTGTCAAAGGGCGCCGGGGAGCTGGTCTCGCTTCTGGAAAAAAAGGAGATCGACATGGTCGTTTTCACCAGCTCCTCCACCGCGCGAAACTTCGCGGCCCTTCTGCCCCCCGGGCGAATGGATGAGCTGATGGAATCTGTGACCGTGGCCGTCATCGGCCCCATCACCGCCCGGACCGCGCTGGATCTGGGCTTTCAGGTGGATGTCAGCGCCGATGAGTACACCATGGAGGGGCTGACCCGCGCCATTTTAAAGTGGGCCGAAGGGGCCGCCTCCCCATGCTGA
- a CDS encoding MBL fold metallo-hydrolase, which translates to MRVAKEHRHGDVRSLEVGSNPLGRVLMTTRLYLIGDVLIDTGHSMMEKAVLDYLAGRNLRALVLTHHHEDHCGNAAAIAERFSIPIFGHSITAEKLKSKRKIMPYQRLVWGPAANARVRPAKDRMEFGPVCLEPSHCPGHSPDMTVWLDKDHGRLFSGDLFLGERIKFFRSDEKIDAQILSLKKALALDFDALLCGHHPVLKNGKAKLKAKLAFLEDFLGRVARMRDKGMDLKAIMKSGAFREDWFIRLLSMGNVSRKMMARSCLNAIERRRAG; encoded by the coding sequence ATGCGGGTCGCCAAAGAGCATAGACACGGGGATGTGAGGTCCCTTGAGGTGGGGTCCAACCCCCTGGGCCGGGTTCTGATGACCACGCGCCTGTATCTGATCGGGGATGTCCTCATCGACACGGGCCACAGCATGATGGAAAAAGCGGTCCTGGACTACCTGGCGGGCCGAAACCTTCGCGCTCTGGTCCTCACCCACCACCACGAAGACCACTGCGGAAACGCCGCCGCCATCGCCGAACGGTTTTCCATCCCGATTTTCGGCCATTCGATCACCGCCGAAAAGCTCAAGTCGAAGAGAAAAATCATGCCTTACCAGCGCCTGGTGTGGGGGCCCGCCGCAAATGCCCGGGTCCGCCCGGCAAAGGACCGGATGGAGTTCGGCCCGGTATGTCTTGAGCCGTCTCACTGCCCCGGCCATTCGCCGGACATGACCGTGTGGCTGGACAAAGACCATGGCCGTCTTTTTTCCGGGGACCTGTTTTTGGGGGAGAGGATCAAATTTTTCAGGTCCGATGAAAAAATCGACGCCCAGATACTTTCTCTTAAAAAGGCGCTGGCCCTGGACTTTGACGCGCTGCTCTGCGGCCACCACCCGGTTTTGAAAAACGGAAAGGCGAAGCTTAAGGCCAAACTGGCCTTTCTGGAGGATTTTTTGGGAAGGGTGGCGCGCATGCGGGACAAGGGGATGGATTTGAAGGCCATCATGAAAAGCGGCGCGTTTCGGGAAGACTGGTTCATCCGCCTTCTTTCCATGGGAAATGTGTCCCGGAAAATGATGGCGCGCTCGTGTCTTAACGCCATCGAACGCCGTCGCGCCGGGTAA
- the hemC gene encoding Porphobilinogen deaminase, with the protein MKSNIKIGTRGSALALWQANWVKSAIEKRFPSVSAKLEIIKTKGDRFLKAPLAEIGGKGLFVKEIEQALMDQRIDIAVHSMKDMPGDIPPGLVIGAVPEREDPRDALVSRDGLGFQDLPAGARVGTGSLRRAAQLLHRRPDIEIAPLRGNLNTRLEKLEKENLDAIVLAVAGIRRLGLEDRITQRLDADAMLPAVGQGALCLEIRENDPETDALTRPLNHDASRAAVEGERAFLKRLGGDCHVPVAAHGRMEGGVLTLTGLVADVSGKKIARHLETGRPESAGEIGVCLAEALISRGADEILKDFRE; encoded by the coding sequence ATGAAATCAAACATCAAAATCGGCACAAGGGGAAGCGCCCTGGCGCTTTGGCAGGCCAACTGGGTGAAATCGGCCATTGAAAAAAGATTCCCTTCTGTTTCGGCGAAGCTTGAGATCATCAAGACAAAGGGCGACCGGTTTTTGAAGGCCCCCCTGGCGGAGATCGGGGGAAAGGGTCTTTTTGTCAAAGAGATCGAGCAGGCGCTGATGGATCAACGGATCGACATCGCGGTCCACAGCATGAAGGACATGCCGGGCGACATTCCCCCGGGCCTTGTGATCGGGGCGGTTCCCGAGAGGGAAGACCCCCGCGACGCGCTTGTGTCCCGGGACGGGCTCGGTTTTCAGGATCTGCCCGCGGGCGCCCGCGTGGGAACGGGGAGTCTGCGCCGGGCGGCCCAGCTTCTTCACCGGCGTCCGGACATTGAGATCGCCCCTTTAAGAGGCAATTTAAACACGCGCCTGGAAAAGCTTGAGAAAGAAAACCTGGACGCCATTGTGCTGGCGGTGGCCGGGATCCGGCGTCTGGGTCTGGAGGACCGGATCACCCAGCGTCTGGACGCGGACGCCATGCTTCCGGCCGTGGGACAGGGGGCGCTTTGCCTGGAAATTCGGGAAAACGACCCTGAGACCGACGCCCTGACACGTCCGTTGAACCACGACGCGTCCCGCGCCGCCGTGGAGGGGGAGCGGGCCTTTTTAAAGCGCCTGGGCGGGGACTGCCATGTCCCGGTGGCGGCCCATGGCCGCATGGAGGGCGGGGTCCTCACTCTCACCGGCCTGGTGGCGGACGTTTCAGGAAAAAAAATAGCCAGACATCTGGAGACGGGAAGGCCTGAATCCGCCGGTGAAATCGGCGTGTGTCTGGCCGAGGCGCTGATCTCCCGGGGCGCGGACGAAATCCTTAAGGATTTCAGGGAATAA
- a CDS encoding FmdB family transcriptional regulator, with protein MPIYEYTCDDCGKNFERLVFGSEIPDCPDCDGKKVKKMMSACGFLSKGAGGETVASSASAASACGSCSAGSCASCGH; from the coding sequence ATGCCTATATACGAATACACATGCGATGACTGCGGAAAGAATTTTGAGCGGCTGGTTTTCGGAAGCGAGATTCCGGACTGCCCGGACTGTGACGGGAAAAAAGTGAAAAAAATGATGTCGGCCTGCGGATTTTTAAGCAAGGGCGCCGGGGGAGAGACCGTCGCCTCGTCGGCCTCGGCCGCCTCGGCCTGCGGGAGCTGCTCGGCGGGAAGCTGCGCGTCGTGCGGCCACTGA
- a CDS encoding conserved hypothetical protein (Evidence 4 : Unknown function but conserved in other organisms): MVKKRLLNPLSAVRDFLDHGSDFGSGTQVPSRHLSEINDRFMRDFPDIRSGKAFIGLAMAAMKSAPKFGAVAIRMPVSKDDGEDENEAKAIERLFKAGKIIDPLVQSKKGMWGPLDPFTLVCFFPGKDRNICEAAAAQMRYDLSALGKEGVFIGVADYPRHGFLRGQVLDNARKALAEALMTGPGSIVTFNAVSLNVSGDELYEKGEVDWAVEEFKMALVMDPLNLNVINSLGVCHGVLGRHEEALAEFKRAIEIDPSQVMPIYNAGFVSACLGRHDQAFGYFRKAEEIGENVFEVSFQTGKLLLEMDNPEKAAEYFEKAADIRPENAPTAFFLGECRVAAGMIEEAEFCYKKAVKNNPNDALSLSALGHLYETSGKNLEIAEMFCRESVKLVPENGLFRHRLGRVYFKQKRFPQALAEFKKAGELGHDSRADIEKIKGAGRG; encoded by the coding sequence ATGGTCAAAAAAAGATTGTTAAATCCGTTAAGCGCGGTTCGGGATTTTTTGGATCACGGAAGCGATTTCGGCTCCGGAACCCAGGTTCCGTCCAGACATCTTTCCGAGATCAACGACCGGTTCATGCGGGACTTCCCGGACATTCGATCCGGCAAAGCGTTCATCGGTCTGGCCATGGCCGCCATGAAATCCGCGCCCAAATTCGGCGCCGTGGCGATTCGAATGCCCGTGTCAAAAGATGATGGCGAGGACGAAAACGAGGCAAAGGCCATTGAAAGGCTTTTTAAGGCCGGGAAAATCATTGATCCCCTGGTTCAGAGCAAAAAGGGAATGTGGGGCCCTCTGGATCCCTTTACCCTGGTGTGCTTTTTCCCGGGAAAGGATCGAAATATCTGCGAAGCCGCGGCCGCCCAGATGAGGTATGATCTCTCGGCCCTGGGGAAAGAGGGGGTTTTCATCGGCGTGGCCGATTATCCCCGCCACGGCTTTTTAAGGGGCCAGGTTCTGGACAACGCCCGAAAGGCCCTGGCCGAAGCCCTGATGACCGGGCCGGGAAGCATCGTGACCTTCAACGCCGTGAGTTTGAATGTCAGCGGAGATGAGCTGTATGAAAAAGGAGAGGTGGACTGGGCCGTGGAAGAGTTCAAGATGGCCCTGGTCATGGACCCCCTGAATCTCAATGTCATCAACAGCCTGGGGGTGTGCCACGGGGTTTTGGGGCGCCACGAGGAAGCCCTGGCCGAATTCAAAAGGGCCATTGAAATCGATCCGTCCCAGGTGATGCCCATTTACAACGCCGGGTTCGTGAGCGCGTGCCTGGGGCGGCATGACCAGGCGTTTGGGTATTTCCGGAAAGCCGAGGAAATAGGAGAGAACGTGTTCGAGGTCTCATTTCAGACCGGGAAGCTGCTTTTGGAGATGGACAACCCTGAAAAGGCCGCCGAATACTTCGAAAAGGCGGCTGACATCAGGCCTGAAAACGCCCCGACGGCCTTTTTCTTAGGCGAGTGCCGCGTTGCGGCGGGAATGATCGAAGAGGCCGAGTTCTGCTATAAAAAAGCGGTGAAAAACAATCCCAATGACGCGCTGTCCCTTTCCGCCCTGGGCCATCTGTATGAGACCTCCGGGAAAAACCTGGAAATCGCCGAGATGTTTTGCCGGGAAAGCGTGAAGCTGGTTCCGGAAAACGGCCTGTTCCGACACCGGCTGGGACGGGTTTACTTCAAGCAGAAACGTTTTCCCCAGGCCCTGGCGGAGTTCAAAAAAGCCGGGGAGCTGGGGCACGATTCCCGCGCGGATATTGAAAAAATCAAAGGGGCCGGACGCGGATGA
- the selA gene encoding L-seryl-tRNA(Sec) selenium transferase, whose protein sequence is MKKTLGEEQKQALKSLPGVDHILEISSGGFARKNIPHAVAVRSVRRAIQGFRADIIRGDGLWDKGGISDDRILERAEAEAEADMAFKLVPVINATGVIIHTNLGRSLLAEEALERISGISSRYSNLEFDLEAGARGSRHAIVEELLCEISGAESAMAVNNNAAAVLICLDTLARGRRVAVSRGELVEIGGSFRIPDVMKKSGCRLKEVGTTNRTHLRDYGEALDDEDVALLLKVHTSNYSVVGFASDVPLKDLVALGAARSAPVMEDLGSGTFIDFSRFGLEKEPTVQESVASGADVVTFSGDKLLGGPQAGVIVGRKRVVDQIKQNPLARAMRVDKLTLAALEATLRIYRDPPEKAVRRIPVLDMLTLPMGTIEKRAGDLAARLRQIDDPRLEITELDGFSKAGGGSLPLLRLSTKCVAMRVSGVSANRAEKMMRAFSPPVIGRIERDRLILDARTIRDDEPPVIARAALDMLRRL, encoded by the coding sequence ATGAAAAAAACATTGGGGGAAGAACAGAAACAGGCGCTGAAGTCGCTTCCGGGGGTGGACCATATCCTTGAGATATCCTCCGGCGGGTTTGCCCGAAAAAATATCCCCCATGCCGTTGCCGTCCGAAGCGTCCGACGGGCCATCCAGGGTTTCAGGGCCGACATTATCCGGGGGGACGGGCTTTGGGACAAAGGCGGGATATCCGACGACCGGATCCTGGAGCGGGCGGAGGCGGAGGCGGAGGCGGACATGGCCTTTAAGCTGGTCCCGGTGATCAACGCCACCGGGGTGATCATCCACACCAACCTCGGCCGCTCCCTTCTGGCCGAAGAGGCGCTGGAACGCATATCCGGCATATCCTCCCGGTATTCCAACCTCGAATTCGACCTGGAGGCGGGCGCCCGGGGGTCCCGGCACGCCATTGTCGAGGAGCTTTTATGCGAGATATCCGGGGCCGAGTCGGCCATGGCCGTCAACAACAACGCGGCGGCCGTGCTCATCTGCCTGGACACCCTGGCCCGGGGACGCAGGGTGGCGGTCTCCAGGGGAGAGCTGGTGGAGATCGGCGGCTCCTTCAGAATCCCGGATGTGATGAAAAAAAGCGGCTGCCGGTTAAAAGAGGTGGGAACCACCAACCGGACCCATCTTCGGGACTACGGGGAGGCGCTGGACGATGAGGACGTGGCGCTTCTGCTCAAGGTGCACACCAGCAATTACAGCGTGGTGGGATTCGCCTCCGATGTGCCCCTCAAGGACCTGGTCGCCCTGGGCGCGGCCCGAAGCGCGCCGGTGATGGAGGATTTGGGAAGCGGGACCTTCATCGATTTTTCCCGGTTCGGACTGGAAAAGGAGCCCACCGTCCAGGAATCGGTGGCGTCGGGAGCCGATGTGGTGACATTCAGTGGAGACAAGCTTTTGGGCGGCCCCCAGGCCGGGGTCATCGTGGGCCGGAAGCGGGTGGTGGATCAAATCAAACAAAATCCCCTGGCCCGGGCCATGCGCGTGGATAAACTGACCCTGGCGGCCCTGGAGGCGACCCTTCGGATTTACCGCGACCCCCCTGAAAAGGCCGTTCGCCGGATTCCGGTCCTGGACATGCTCACCCTTCCCATGGGGACCATCGAAAAACGGGCCGGGGACCTGGCGGCCCGGCTCAGACAAATAGACGATCCCCGGCTGGAGATCACGGAGCTGGACGGTTTTTCAAAAGCCGGCGGCGGCTCTCTTCCCCTTTTGAGGCTTTCCACGAAATGCGTGGCCATGAGGGTGTCGGGGGTCTCGGCCAACCGGGCGGAAAAAATGATGCGCGCGTTCTCCCCCCCGGTCATCGGCCGAATCGAGCGCGACCGGCTGATCCTGGACGCCAGGACCATCCGGGATGACGAGCCCCCGGTCATCGCCCGGGCGGCGCTGGACATGCTGAGAAGGCTGTAA
- a CDS encoding tRNA 4-thiouridine(8) synthase ThiI encodes MNSNKKKSRALGLCSGGLDSILSALVLRQAGVEVEWITFETPFFSSEKAKKAARMTGIPITVRNIFPDYMEMLQNPPCGYGKHMNPCMDCHALMFRLAGEEMKTQKFDFLFSGEVLGQRPMSQTRPSLRYVEKHSGFDGHILRPLSAGRLPETIPEKEGLVSRESLLSLTGRSRKPQIELAKKYGVTDYPAPAGGCLLTDKGYSARLKDLFERQDRFTEEELRLLKYGRHFRISDGMKIIVGRSRGDNRNMERLRDPDRDILLKTETVPGPVALLRGDEKDMDIDFAASICVGYSKAPAGSVQPVRVSLPEGKSRTVMAKGISPGEVRNRMIL; translated from the coding sequence ATGAATTCAAATAAAAAAAAAAGCAGGGCGCTGGGCCTTTGCTCGGGAGGGCTTGACAGCATCCTTTCGGCCCTTGTTCTGCGACAGGCGGGAGTCGAGGTGGAGTGGATCACTTTTGAGACCCCGTTCTTTTCATCTGAAAAAGCGAAAAAAGCGGCGCGGATGACCGGAATTCCCATCACCGTCCGAAACATCTTTCCCGATTATATGGAGATGCTTCAAAACCCGCCATGCGGATACGGGAAACACATGAATCCCTGCATGGACTGCCACGCCCTGATGTTCCGGCTGGCCGGGGAGGAGATGAAAACCCAAAAGTTCGATTTTCTTTTCAGCGGGGAGGTTTTGGGCCAGCGCCCCATGTCCCAGACCCGTCCCTCGTTGAGATACGTGGAAAAGCATTCCGGGTTTGACGGCCATATCCTTCGGCCCTTAAGCGCCGGCAGGCTTCCTGAGACCATTCCGGAAAAAGAGGGTCTTGTGAGCCGGGAGTCTTTGCTCAGCCTGACGGGACGGTCGCGAAAACCCCAGATCGAGCTGGCGAAAAAATACGGAGTGACGGACTACCCGGCGCCCGCCGGGGGGTGTCTGCTCACTGACAAGGGGTATTCCGCCCGGCTTAAAGATCTCTTTGAGCGCCAGGACCGTTTCACCGAAGAAGAGTTGCGTCTGCTCAAATACGGCCGGCATTTTCGAATCAGCGACGGGATGAAGATCATTGTGGGCCGGAGCCGGGGCGACAACCGGAACATGGAGCGGCTTCGGGACCCGGACAGGGATATTTTACTCAAAACGGAGACAGTCCCAGGCCCGGTGGCGCTTCTGAGGGGAGACGAAAAAGACATGGACATCGATTTCGCGGCGTCCATCTGCGTGGGCTACAGCAAGGCGCCCGCGGGGTCCGTTCAGCCGGTCCGGGTGTCGCTTCCCGAAGGAAAAAGCCGGACCGTCATGGCCAAAGGGATTTCGCCCGGGGAGGTCAGGAACCGGATGATCCTTTGA
- the bamD gene encoding Outer membrane protein assembly factor BamD: MTMKKTITVLVCMVFLAGCGGSLKNTREERTAHELADAGMTHFANGDYKKAIAAFENLRDWYPFSDLAELAELKIADSYFQRKQYPEAIAEYESFKSLHPRNRAMPHVFYRIALSYYRQIRTVDRDQGSTKLAIESFEELNRRFPDHPYRDVGKYIRKCRSDMAENIFYIGSHYFKAKRYEAAMVRFQSILDDYKDILPTLGKARHFINVSKSLIKERDAEEALKKKEEKEKVKGSSGS, translated from the coding sequence ATGACGATGAAAAAAACAATCACCGTTTTGGTTTGTATGGTTTTTCTGGCGGGGTGCGGCGGATCGCTTAAAAATACCCGGGAGGAAAGAACGGCCCATGAGCTGGCGGACGCGGGCATGACGCATTTCGCCAATGGCGATTACAAAAAAGCCATCGCGGCCTTTGAGAATTTGAGAGACTGGTACCCTTTCAGCGATCTCGCGGAGCTGGCGGAATTAAAAATCGCCGACTCGTATTTCCAGCGAAAGCAATACCCGGAGGCCATCGCCGAGTATGAGTCGTTCAAAAGCCTTCATCCCCGGAACAGGGCCATGCCCCATGTGTTTTACCGGATCGCCCTGTCTTATTACCGGCAGATCAGAACTGTGGACCGGGACCAGGGCTCCACGAAGCTGGCCATTGAGTCTTTTGAGGAGCTGAACCGCCGGTTCCCTGATCATCCGTACCGGGACGTGGGCAAATATATCCGGAAATGCAGAAGCGACATGGCGGAAAATATTTTTTACATCGGGTCGCATTATTTCAAGGCCAAACGCTACGAGGCCGCCATGGTCCGGTTTCAATCCATCCTTGACGACTATAAGGACATCCTTCCGACGCTTGGAAAGGCCCGGCACTTCATCAATGTGTCCAAAAGCCTGATCAAGGAAAGGGACGCCGAAGAGGCCCTGAAAAAAAAGGAAGAGAAGGAAAAGGTCAAAGGATCATCCGGTTCCTGA
- the trxB gene encoding Thioredoxin reductase, which translates to MEKNDYDVVIIGGGPAGLTAGLYASRARLRTLLVEKAAPGGQALITDWIENYPGFPEGVSGMDLVEKMTDQARKFGLEIESDEAMSMDLDSDRKTLSLSGKTLTASSVIIATGAAPRNLGVPGEERFFGRGLSFCATCDGPFYKDRVLAAVGGGDTAVQETVFLTRFAKKVYLVHRRDQLRATRILQERALANDRIEFVWDSVVKGVGGLSNIENVTVENVKTGEERQLSVDGLFVWIGILPNTGFLGDSLRLDPSGFVMTDEKMETSAPGVFAAGDVRSKPLRQISTAVGDAATAAFSAEHYIESL; encoded by the coding sequence ATGGAAAAAAACGATTATGATGTGGTGATCATCGGAGGCGGGCCCGCCGGACTCACGGCGGGTCTTTACGCGTCCCGGGCCCGGCTCAGAACCCTTCTTGTGGAAAAAGCCGCGCCCGGGGGCCAGGCGCTGATCACGGACTGGATTGAGAATTACCCCGGTTTCCCCGAGGGCGTCTCAGGGATGGACCTGGTGGAGAAGATGACCGACCAGGCCCGGAAGTTCGGCCTGGAGATCGAAAGCGACGAGGCGATGTCCATGGATCTGGATTCCGACCGAAAAACCCTCTCGCTTTCCGGAAAAACCCTGACCGCCTCCAGTGTCATCATCGCCACAGGCGCCGCCCCCCGGAACCTGGGGGTCCCGGGAGAGGAGCGCTTTTTCGGCAGGGGGCTTTCATTCTGCGCCACATGCGACGGGCCCTTTTACAAAGACAGGGTCCTGGCCGCCGTGGGGGGAGGGGACACCGCCGTTCAGGAGACGGTGTTTTTGACCCGGTTCGCCAAAAAAGTCTATCTCGTTCACCGAAGAGACCAGCTCCGGGCCACCCGAATCCTTCAGGAGCGGGCCCTTGCCAACGACCGGATCGAATTCGTCTGGGATTCGGTGGTCAAAGGCGTGGGGGGTCTTTCCAACATCGAGAACGTGACGGTTGAAAACGTCAAGACCGGCGAGGAGAGACAACTGTCGGTGGACGGCCTTTTTGTATGGATCGGCATTTTGCCCAACACCGGCTTTCTGGGCGATTCTCTCCGGCTTGATCCGTCCGGGTTTGTGATGACGGATGAAAAAATGGAAACCTCCGCCCCCGGCGTCTTTGCGGCGGGGGATGTGAGAAGCAAACCCCTGCGGCAGATTTCAACCGCCGTGGGAGACGCCGCCACAGCTGCTTTTTCAGCGGAACATTATATTGAGAGTCTATGA
- the trxA gene encoding Thioredoxin, with product MSENILEINDDDFEKEILKSDKPALVDFWAPWCGPCKAIGPIVESLAADYNGKVKFAKMNVDDNPATPSQYEIRAIPTLILFKDGQAVEQATGMMAKPKLEELIKQAL from the coding sequence ATGTCGGAAAATATTTTGGAAATCAATGACGACGATTTCGAGAAAGAGATTTTAAAGTCCGACAAGCCCGCGCTTGTCGATTTCTGGGCGCCCTGGTGCGGCCCCTGCAAGGCCATCGGCCCCATTGTGGAGTCTCTGGCCGCCGATTACAACGGCAAGGTCAAGTTCGCCAAGATGAACGTGGACGACAATCCCGCCACCCCGAGCCAATATGAAATCCGGGCCATTCCCACCCTGATTCTCTTTAAGGACGGACAGGCGGTGGAGCAGGCCACAGGGATGATGGCCAAACCCAAGCTTGAAGAATTAATCAAACAGGCGCTTTAA
- a CDS encoding Iron (Metal) dependent repressor, DtxR family, translating into MKTQTGLSESLEDYLEAILELQETRHVARSKDIAEKLGVQRGSVTGRLKSLAEKGLINYEAYGFITLTPEGEKTAGEIRRRHVIIKDFLSNILQLGDAEADAAACRMEHVIDTKTIETLLRFMEFIERCPRTGSRWIRAFEEFCVAEKPDRKECEKCLGEAPPAPPDL; encoded by the coding sequence ATGAAGACACAGACCGGGCTTTCGGAGAGCCTGGAAGACTACCTGGAAGCCATACTGGAGTTGCAGGAAACGCGCCATGTGGCCAGGTCCAAGGATATCGCCGAGAAACTGGGGGTTCAGCGGGGATCGGTGACGGGCCGGCTCAAGAGCCTGGCGGAGAAGGGGCTCATCAACTATGAGGCCTACGGATTCATCACCCTGACCCCGGAAGGCGAAAAGACCGCCGGGGAGATCCGGCGGCGCCACGTCATCATCAAAGATTTTCTTTCAAATATTCTTCAACTCGGCGACGCTGAGGCCGACGCCGCGGCCTGCCGCATGGAGCATGTCATCGACACGAAGACCATTGAAACCCTGCTTCGGTTCATGGAGTTTATTGAGCGCTGCCCCCGGACGGGGTCCCGCTGGATCCGCGCCTTTGAGGAATTCTGCGTCGCTGAAAAGCCGGACCGTAAAGAATGCGAAAAATGCCTGGGAGAGGCCCCGCCGGCGCCGCCGGATTTGTGA
- a CDS encoding Iron transporter FeoA → MSIINMRRMKAGQTGTISSINANGELGRRIRDMGLIPGAKIRVQGRAPLYDPLSLKVMGFTLTLRNSEADYINVEAD, encoded by the coding sequence ATGAGCATCATCAACATGCGCCGAATGAAGGCGGGCCAGACCGGAACCATTTCCTCCATCAACGCCAACGGAGAGCTCGGAAGACGCATCCGGGACATGGGCCTGATTCCCGGCGCGAAAATCCGAGTCCAGGGCCGCGCCCCCCTCTACGACCCCCTGTCCCTCAAAGTGATGGGTTTCACCCTCACCCTGAGAAACAGCGAGGCGGACTATATCAACGTGGAGGCGGACTGA